DNA sequence from the Malus domestica chromosome 11, GDT2T_hap1 genome:
TTTGCTATAAGTTTGGTATTTATAAGTAATGTCAttgactttttattttttctttactGATGTATAAgttttatatttgatttatttttcgtGTGGCTGTTGATGTAGGCGCACAGTTCACCTCTTGAGGATCCTGAACTGCGACCAGCGGAGAAGAAGCTTATTCTTGCGAGTAGTATTTCCAAGGAACCTGTTAAACAGATTCCTTGGAAATTAATTTTGTCAAAAGCACCTGTTTGGGCCCTGATAGTGTCTCACTTCTGCCACAATTGGGGAACATTTATTCTTCTCACATGGATGCCAACTTACTATAACCAAGCAAGTCATCATTTCTTGCATTTGTTACCCTAGTTTCATGCCGCATAGTTTTCCTTTTAGTATAAAAGTTAACTATCTTGTGGCTTTGTCAAAGTAGACGGTACTACAAAATGGGTTTAATGCTTGTTGCTGCGTAAGTGGCTAAGTGTTCAATCAGGCCTGAAATTGCAAGTTGAATACTGATTTTACCATTAATCCAACCATTAGGTACTGAAGTTCAATCTTACCGAATCAGGGCTATTCTGCGTCCTGCCCTGGCTAACAATGGCATTTTCTGCAAATCTTGGAGGGTGGATTGCAGACACTCTTGTCAGCAAGGGCTACTCTGTGACAAGGGTTCGGAAGGTATCATATTTCATCATCTTTTTTAATCTAAACCAAACATTATTTGGGGAACAGTTTTCCGAGATAGAAATCACATTTTCTAATTCAGCTGTCGCGTTACTAATCTATATCATCCATCGCAGATTATGCAAACAATTGGGTTTCTAGGCCCTGCTTTCTTCCTAACACAGTTGAGCCATATTAATTCTCCTGCAATGGCTGTTCTATGCATGGCATGCAGTCAGGTATGCTTCGTTTCAAAGCTTGGTACAATTGCTTAATATTTTTGTTGTTCATTCAATAATTAGCTATCATGTGCCTTatcttgttttgtttcttttgcttAAATAGGGAACTGATGCATTCTCGCAATCTGGTCTATATTCAAACCATCAAGATATCGCTCCACGATATTCTGTAAGTATTGGTTTAGTTTCTGGTTTTGTCTTGCCCGTGCCAGTTTCTACTGTGTGTTAGAACCATAAATCAAATATCCACGGAGTTCCAACATAAGCCTATCAGTCAATTGGCAATTGTGTGCTATTTGGATTTGTAGTATTGTATCTCAGAGTGAAGAGTAGGAGAAAACTGCGGTTCTAATGATCTTTGTTCCTACTGTTTCTCAGGGGGTATTGCTTGGTATGTCAAATACAGCTGGAGTGCTGGCAGGCGTCTTTGGAACAGCATCCACTGGTTACATTTTACAACACGGTCAGTCTccatttattgaaattttagttTGCATTTCACGCGTTAGCAGAAATCAAATTGCCCGAATTTGTTGGCCTTGAGGACATCAAGTTGTAATCCATTGGCAACAAGCTGATTCTAACACCCCTCCCTCTCCACATTGATATTTTTCAGGTTCTTGGGATGATGTATTCAAGGTTTCGGTAGGCCTTTACCTGGTCGGAACTGTTGTCTGGAATCTGTTCTCAACTGGCGAAAAGATCATAGATTAGTTCACAGATAACTTGATTCTTAATAATCGCCGGCACTTCATTCCTGAGCTTTTATAGTTCAGAGTTATATTGGAGGAGAGAGGTAGCAAAAATGCCAAGAAATTGAACTTGGAAGGAAAGCAGTGTCATTTTAGTGACAGTCTTGGACTTGCAGAAGAACTGTTACAAAGATTTTGACATGGAACTGGAAGCTTGAAATCGAAAGAGTGAGGTGCTAGCTAATTCTTCCCTGCCTGCAACATTTGAAGTTTCATAAACCGGCAGCATTTCatacaaatttttcatgaatgatgaatatactAGTAAAATTAAATGATCCCCCAACACACAGCCATTTTCTGTAAATGTTGTATATTGTAATTTGTATGTACATGCATTTCCCATTAATATACCCTTTTTTACTACGAATGTGCTTCTAAAATtgctaaaagcacttttttCAGAAGTACTTTTGGAACAAATCCTTAGTAACAATACAAGTGAGTtttgaaaaaacacttaaagtgcttcgtGCAGTGGTGTTTATTGCAGAAAACATTTCAAGTGTTATGggaacccaaaaataatttaaccaaaaacacttaaaagcacttccaatcAAAATGCGTGTTGGTATGGGCTTGTTTGATGTTTAAGATTGAAATCGAAAAGAGAGTTTACAATGTCCAAATTATGTTGAATGATTTgaccaacaaaaaataaaatatgccGAATGAGCGAAATGAAAAAGTGTGTCTAACTTGAAGGTGTCTCTCCTACAAGTTGGTTGGCTACAAACTGATTTGTTAATATTGACTTACGGAAACAAGTCTCGCTTCTATAAGATTTGTACTCAACAATCCGATTAACTATTATTGACACGTAATACACTTAGTTATACTATATCAAGATTATAAGTTGCGATAAATGTTTGTCAAAACAAGAAGAGAATGATTGGGTTGagacataaatcaaaacttaaaactaaagtaATACGATCAATTTATCCTTGCACCTGAAATTTTGTGTTCAACTCTCCCTGCCTTGTATCCTTTGTGCAAACAAAAATATCACACTTATGCTACTTATTTAAAATGTTGAAACAATTTGCTAATCTAGTTTAGATATTACATGTATAGAATATGCTTAAAGAGTATTAATGATATTTTATTGATATTGATAAAAGTATTAGTTATAAAAACCCACATAAAATGGTATGGAATATAATTAACAATGTAAGGACATCATCAAATCTTCCAACTTAGGTGAGCAACCCTCACTCACCCATTCAACCCACCCACCCAATAAAAACCAACAACATTTGACAACATTATacattttaaaagtaaaaacaaattaaatgacTTCTGTATCCCCATCATCCCTGAGAGATTTTCAGTGTGTCTGAAACACGAATACATATGTCATACATCATCATACAAGTGAAAAGAAACTTTTTCTACTTgcataataatatataatatatggcTCCGTGTTTTCAgcatattaaaaaatttcttcacACACATGCCAACAATCCCGAAAATACCTCTGCCTATGCTGAGGTGGCAGCCACATGACCTGGCCCAACACCTAGCTTACGTGGATGCAAATGCACCTGAAGCCCCTTCTTCATGAAGAGCGTGAGCGACATCTTCTGCTGGGCCCGGAAACCGGGAACTGGAGACAGCCGGTAACGCAAAAGCACGGCGGAAACCACCGATTTCATCTGCAGGTAAGCCAAGTCCTTCCCCAAACAAGTCCTCGGTCCACCATTGAACGCCACGAACTTGTAACCGTCCTTGGGCGGTTCGAACCGGTTCCCGTCGGCCGAGATCCACCTTTCCGGTTTAAACTCCATGCAATCCTCACCCCAAATGCTCTTCATCCTCCCCACCGAGTAAATCGAATACGTCACCGTCGAACCGGCCGGCACGAAAGTCCCGTCAGGCAGAACGTCGTCTTTCACGACGTATTTGAAATCCTCCGGCACGGAGGGGTATAGTCGTAAAGTCTCAGCCAGCGCTGCCTTCAAGTAAACCAATTTATCCGCCTCGTCGAACGCCAAGGGCTCCTCCGTCCATAGCCGCGGATCATCACCACGTGTCTGTTTCAGCACCTTCGAGATCTCGGCGATGATTTTCTCCTCGATGTGGGGATTTTCCATGATGAGGTGGAAGAACCAGCTGAGCGCAACCGACGACGTGTCGCGGCCGGCGAGGACGAAGTTAAGAGCGATGCGCTGGAGGACCGCGCTTGGGAATGGGTTGCCGTCGACGTCGCGCTTGTTCATGAAGCGGGAGATGAGGTCGTCGGACGGTGTCAACTTGCGGGCGGCGACGGCGTCGTTCATGTAGTCCCCAACGACTTTGAGGCTCTTCTCGAGCTGTCGCTCGGCGCCGAGACCGAAGAACTTCTGGATTCTCCATAGGAAAGCGGGGTAGAGGAGGCGCTGGAGGGTGGCTTCAGTGGCGTTGTCGAAAGCCTTTGCAAATGGGTTGTCGGGTAGATCCGGCGACAGCGTTTCCGGGTCCTTGCCTGGTGGGAAAATGTTAGTTTGAATATCGCCACATAATAACTATAATAACTACCATGCACAGTTTTACAAATTTACCTTTTTTGAACTTAgatttaaataattttgcatTTTGGTCCCGACAAGTTAAACATTTTCAATCTCATCTTATAGTTAGAAACATTTAGACCATTTGGTTAATTTGCCAAATTTTATCATTTCGATAAATTTGTCAAGCATGTAGATACAATTTtgaatatcaaaagtataaggACCAGGATAATATTTACTGTAAACAGGGGGGAGAAAAgtgtaatttaatttattttttttaaattacatttttaataaattttgagAGTTAATTTTGAACATTACCGAATGTGAGTCCACAAATGTTGTCGAATGTCAAGCGAAGCAGAAGGTCCTGCAAGTCCACCGCGATGTGATCTCTCTCCGCCTtatccaaaatgcaccaaagcCGGTTCCTGATCGTCCGGTTCACCCACCGAGCCATGGCCTGCCTCAACGTCCGTGTCGTGAACTCCAAAGCAGCCGTCTTCCTCTGTATCAGCCACGTCTCTCCGTCGCTGTTGAATATCCCTTCCCCCAAAAGGTCATGAAAAGCTGCCTGCCACGTCGGGCCCTTGGGATAATTATCGAACCGGGCACGGAGAATATGCTCGATGTTTTTAGGGTTGCTTGTCACGGTGTACAACCCTTGCTTGCGAGCCACGAAGGGGAGAGCAAGCGTGCATGTTTGGTAGGTGGCGGAACCGCCGGTGGCGCGGAGGTTGCTCGTGATCCAATCATGGATTTGCTTCCGATTTGAGTAGAGTAACGGAAGGCTGCCCACAACTGGCCAGACGCTCGGGCCGGTGAGTTTTCTAGCCAAGAGGTAGAACCAGAAGAGGTATACGGATGTGGCAGCAAATAGGGCGGAGAGAATCGGTAGGGTTTCCATTTTAGCTAGCTATATCAGTGTTGAGGTTATAGAATTGGGCGATCGAGCAGTATATACTAAGAGAAAAAGTGTGACGGGTGTATATATAAAGATTGATATAAATATTAATGGGAAGTTTTGTAGGAAgagttgttgggaaatttggggCATTCGTACAAGTCGCTGCCCAATTGAACCTAATTAGAAAGgtttaaatattaatttaaggGGTTTATATTGTTAATCTGAGTAGGAGATATTTTTCAGTGTAACCGTCACACGAGGaggtacaccacgtgtccctATAAAAATAgtgggttatgtgtgttaaaagattaataacttagaaattaaaaatttccaccacttgtataaaaacacgtggtgtaccatccgtatTCCCGTCATAACTAAAAGTTTCTCTTTGAGTAGGTGGAGGGAAGATATTAGCttatggggggggggggttaatTATCCGAAGTAAAATGATTATTTACTGGTTAATTAGGTAGGGTTTTAATTAACTTGCTTTGAACTGTCTTAGTGTTGCTTTGGTGACTggccaaaagcaaaagcaatcgACATGTTAACGTACGCTACCATTGATTTTAGTATCATTTTCAACCCTCGTACGTGGCATTGTCTTACTATATGGTTAATTACTTAATTTCGAAAGATGATGCTTACATTGTAATTTAGAAAGATCACGCTTACAAATGGTAACTTAGAAAGATGATGCTGGCATGAAATGGGCCTTATAAACATGTTCTGGAAatgggtgtgatattcacacattatattttatttctcacacacctttttaatttttggtcgtcggattaaataaattgaaaaagatcaacatacataaattatcaagggatgtgtgagaagtaaaataggatgtgtATATAGCACACCCTTCTGGAAATATACTGTGTTTGATATaattgaaaagaagaagaaactacTAAAAGAATTGAGATTTAAAACACAACTTTGTTCTTGCTACCCAATTTGCATCTTTTGACTTCTTGTTCAATTCGTTCTGTCATCTAATCTATGCAAACATGTGATTGTTACACTTTACATGTGTTAACTTGCTATAATACTATGAATGAAAGTtcaaccataaaaccaattagcaatataGGGAGTAACCCAACTTTTCATAAGCATGTTTAATATTTGAAGAACTTCTAACATATAAGAGACAATTATTCACAGCCTCACAATTAAATAGATGATTAAAGTTCAAGGCCTTACTAGCTAGCGTTCTTATAAAACACTAACAATGGTTAAAAGAACATAACATTTTCCCTATTATTAACCATCAAATTTCATCTAATGACTTGGTTAACATTCAAAATTAGGAGGTTAACTTAGAGGATATAATTAGAATTAATAATAGGACAAACATAAGGATATGTAGTGGTTCACTCATAAACGGAGCTACGTCCATTGTAGTTTATATATAATTGTATGAGGTTACAAATGTACATGAAATGGCTCAAAGCTTTCATTTGGCATGGAGAAACCAAAGAACAATAGGTTTTCCCCATCCAAGCAGTACTAGTACAAAAAATACTTGCGCGATGTAGCAAATTACGTTGCCCAAGGACATTTTGCGCAACGTTGACAACTAAGCGTCAAGTAAGGacattttgcgcgacgaatctTCACCTTTGTCGCGCAATGGTGGAAAAAAAAGCCGTAAAAGTCTTGGTTTGGCTCCAAAATCTTGCCCGACTCACAAACCGCGTTGTGTAAACGGCCTTTGCACAACGTTTTGCTTCATCGTTGCACAAAGATTATCTGCGCGACACTCGCGCAAGTTTTTGGCACCAAACCAGACTTCAACCTCTTTTTTCCCAACATTGCGCAACGAAGGTACACTTTTGTTCTGCAAAACTGTTTGCTCGATGAAGGTCTTCGTTGCGTAAAACTGTGTGTATTAGTTTTTCCACATCTCTAAagtgacggttggatcattgaatgGGTGATTTATCTTTGATCTTCATTAAAGGGAGTTCTAAATCCTATTTTtgcaaattttattttgttgttcaattttttatctTTATGTGGTATTTCATTTCTTTGCTTTGATGAATGCATTGTGTGTATTAGTTTTTGCAAACATAGAGGACAATGTTTCATTTAAATTTGGGGGTGGGCActttaatttttgtgttttcaTTGCTTTTGTTTTAAGAATtgttaaaaaacaatatatatatatatatatatatattaggtcTCAAGTGGGCATTACATTGGGGTCTGCTGCTCAAGCGTGATTTTTCTTCCACTTAAGGGGAAAGTAGTATGTGTTCTGTTGCTCCAGTGGCCACGTAGTCTGCTCAAGCGAAAAGTAGTATGTGTTATATTTTTGCGTGACGTACAAACCAATACGTCACTCAAAGGTTGTTTGCGCGATGTATCAACCAATGCGTCACGCAAAAGTTGTTTGCGCGACATATCAACTGCGTTTCACAAAGGGTTTTTATACTTTCagtaagtataacataagattttgtagtatctactagtgtaaatattttaaattgaaaattgagttcattcattgtattcatatagggtcaaagagtgtagctgtaaaaaatcatcaaaatcaagttaaaataaccgttaaatcgtgattttttgtttataactgtcgaaaagttttgtcccgttacttgacctctgaatgtttgttttttgtgatttttggcatatgcgatctcgaagtatatacaaacaagtttgacgattggatcgttgaacctagttttgtagaatacatatcccatcaaaacaatagattcactaacacttagagtttatttatatactttcattaagtataatataaaatccactagtgtaaatattttaaattcaagatctaatttgttcattgtattcatatagggatAAGGAGtgtaattataaaaatcatcaaaatcggagttaaaataactgttaaatcgtgattattcgtttataatcgttgaaattttttgtctcgttacttgatctttgaatgtttgtttttttgcgatttttggcgtatgtgatctcgaagtatatacaaacaagtttgacggttggatcgttgaaactagtttcatagaatacgtatcacatcaaaacaatagctagattcactaacacttagagtttatttatatttttattaagtataacataagattttgtggtatccattagtgtaaatattttaaattgaagattgaattcgttcattgtattcatataaggtcaatgaGTATAGCTATAAAAAGTCCTTTTGAGCGACGCAGGTGTTGTCGTAGCGCAAAATCATGTTATGTCTTCGTCGCACAAACCCTACTTTCACGGACTTTGCGCGACGGTTTGTGCGCGACAAAGATATTGTTGGGCTAATTTTCATGCAACGTTTTTTAACTTTGCGCGATGAAGGTACATGTGTCGCTCAAACTGTTTTTTGTACTAGTATGCCATCCCCTTCTGCCTTCTTtcccttatatagacaaaaccCCCTCCCTACGGAAGGTCAATTGGTGGTCTCAAATACAGAGTCATGTGACCTCTCTCTGACCACCCAATAAATGTCTAACGAATAACAAATATCTAGTCTTGTTCAAGGGGACTTCATTCAATGATAGTTTATTTGTAGAGCGCTCTGGAGATGTGGTCCCCTGGAGAGGTGGTCATCTATAGATCACTTGGAGAGGTGGTCATTTGTAGAGCACCTAGAGAGGTGGTCTGGTGGTTTTAATAGATCAACTTGGAGAGGTGGTTGTCTGTAAAGCACTCTAGCAAGGTGGTCACCTATAGAGCGCCTTAGAGAGGTGGTCGTCTGTAGAGCGCCCTAGAGAGGTGGTCGTCTGTATAGCACTTAAAGAGGTGACCTAGTGGTCTCAATAGAGCAGCATGGAGTGGTGGTCTCAATAGAGCAGCATGGAGTGGTGATCTCGGTAGAGCACCTGGAAAGATGGTTGTCTGTAGAGTACCTGGAGTGGTTTTATCCCAGTCAAAGAGTCTTCTCTCACAATGGTGACATGGCAAGAGTGGGACTGTGTCCTTCCATAGATCCGCGTTAACAGACTTATAAAATGATTGTTGTTttagacaattatttttatttttaagatggAAGGTGATTTCTTGTTTGCCCTTGCATTTGAGAAAAAACTTAAcagagttgacgaaaatgatcacTAGAGTTATATGAGTCCTAACTTGATGACCAAAATCTAATTAATATTTGAGTTCACAGACCAAATACAACGGATACTATTATTCAAGAACTATTGCTACATAATTACATAATTAAAGCCAAAAagaaaagattaaaagaaagtTTTTAATCAAACCCCTTCACTAATGACTATAAAGACACTTATACGCTACTTCGACTACAACTTTTACTTGAGAATTAGGTAATGTACTTGGAAATTGGTTTCTAGACTTCTACTTGTGTGCATGCCAACTCTCTGAAAATTGTAAGCTCACACAAGTAAGGTTATGGCTATCCATTTTCCATGGTGGTTGGGGACCATATATACTGATGAATGTAATTCCTAATTACTTGGGTTGTACACAATACTCAAAAACACTTTCTTGGAATATGTATGCATATCAAAGAGAGCAAGTAATTCAGAAGCTTCCACAGAATCGATCTAAATACATGCATGGAAATTATGGTCGATTTCCTTGGCATTCTTGCAAGCTCAGCAAATCTCTGTGAATGTGAGAGTAAAGGGTGGGTGGAGTCGGTTGACCCGATTTAGAAAACAGGGAAAACGAAATCTAAAACATCTGTGTTTTCTAAGTGAGACAACTAGCTGACACCTAAGAGATGAAGCTCAGTTGACTCTCTTTTGATCTGAAATATTACAAGTACTTAAAAGAAAAGATGGAGCTTTGCATAGAACAAATTGTCACGTTTTCCCTTTCTTTACGACACTGGCACCAATCCATGCTGCGTAGTTCGTCTAAACCTCACGTTTCACTGCAAAATTGTACTGCAAGTTAAGGAAATTCTATGCATGGTGAACTTTTGTCAAATAGGGTtggttggtttttggtttttggttttgctCACGCCAATCCACACGACAAGGGCTTCCTCAATGCCCATAGTTTTACACACATATGGATATGATTTTCTTATTCACACCGTTCCCCATGGGAAAGGGTTATTGGCGGTAGCCACTCACGCTAATCTTCACGGCAAGGGCATCTTCATTGCCCATTGTCGAACTCACACAACAGGCTAGGGGACGGACTTCTTTAGCACAGGTATATAATTATTGTGGGGTTCTGTGTCAATAATACAATGTCATGAGGAGGAAAAATCATTACATATGACATTGTATTAATATTGACACGAGACACTACTATAGTGGTGTACCCATAATAGGTAAGTCGTCTTTGCATGCTATGGCTTCTTCACTGCCTATTTATTAGCTTGGCTTCACTCACTGTTTTAGAAATCTCCGCCTAGCACCTAGGTGACACTAAATTGTTGATCACCGTCTCAATTAATCCATGGAAGTttgtaaatttaaaaatgacGCCTAGACCTGCTTAGGCGCCCACCTAACCCGCCCAAACCCGCCTAGGTTGCGATTCTCATTTAGACATAAAACAAatatctttcattttgcattttatttatttcaataaattgtaagagacttgttaaatacttagatgaacacaaattatatgcttgttgctcgtgttttcattatgttctaaatactttataatctatttTGCAACTTTTGTATCTCAATGAAATTATGTACTTTATAAGTATAACCATacacttatttatacgatatataacaaatttacttaaatcctcCTAGTCAGCCTAGGccctgcctaggcgctaggtccCAACCTGCCGCTCGACTAGCGTCTAGGGTCATTTAGAACCTTTGTCTCATCTAGTTATTTGTCATGCCATTATCGGAACCCAAGTTAAATCTACTCTGACACTTGGGCATGTTCGACTGCAGCTTCTAGAGAAGGTTGAACGAGTTCACCATTGTGTGGCATTTCAAGTTGCTAATACAGGTTATGTGTAAAATTATCTCCATATAGCCTTGTATAAGTGTTCCCCATACTTGACGTTCGGAGTACGGGAATCTCTATCGCTGTATTATATGTGAGCGGGCGCGAAGACACTAGCAAGTTACTAGGTGTCTCACATCGTCTTGGTTTGCAAACATGAAGTTAGGTGCAACCTACATCTCCATTGTAAGACTTGTTTTGAGTTGGGCGCGACCCAAAGAAAATACCACCTTACTATGTGCCTGTGTGGACCATAGGTGTGACATGCTTAATGCATTTTTTATAATTCTTTTCTAAAAATCAGCATAGAATCATATTGGCGTAAAAGTTCTCTCAATTTCTCGATTCAACTtccactctttctctctttttttccacTTTTCTTCTCGTTGTTATCGTCGATCACACCTTATATGCATCTCTCTCCCACATAAATTATAAGGTCTCGTTTGATGCTAAGATGGAATTAGCTATGCAGAAAATTTATCCCTTTAATTTCTATAAAAATCTTGGAAGACCGGAtataatttagttttttttcatAATCGACTGCTTTcaacttgaaaattttttaGAAGTTAACATTCATTTATTTCTTTAACATATTAATTCTAATAAGTTATTTAGTTTTATTCAATCTTGGACATCAAACAATGCCAAAAATGTCAGCAATCATATGGAACACAAATTCCAATCCTCTTTGGGCTTTGTTTTCCTAGTTTGTTAAACGTTAAGCTCCAATAGACCTAGTTGGCTAACCATCTCCACTTGCCCCTTTTAAAACTCTAGTCTCAACTAACTGCAGGTTATGGTACTGGCACGTGTCCTATTCAAATCCGTGTAActgatgagagatttttcaatatgactGAAACACAGGatgatacaccacgtgtcactatacaaatgatgagatatgtgtgttaaaaagttaataacttataaaatacaattttcatcatttatatGAAAACACATAATGTACTATTCGTGTTCcgatcacaataaaaaaaatttcgtagAACTATCCCTCATCTTACAAAAtaccctttatttatttttcctccTTGTAGAATTTACAGACAGCAGCAAAAATATTGGCCAAAAATATTAGAGGAATGAGGATAAGACACTTGTGGAGAGCTTGTGCtacaaacacatccattcaaaTCTAAGTCACCATACAAAATCCATCCAGCGGCTCACATTCACTGAAAAAAAAGTGAGGAGGATACATTATCCTACTCACTTTGCTTCCCTCCTCTTATTCACTCCCAACTATTCCAAACTTTCATACCATTTTCCTCTAGAGACTCAAACAAGCTTAACATGGCTTCCTTGACAATGGTCTTTCCTCCGGTGGTGACTGGCAGAGCAACCGGCCAAGTGTACGCTGCAACGGAGGCCAAGGGAGGAAGCAAACAAGAGAAGGGTCCGTTTGATTGGATTCTCGGAGGGCTAGCAAAGGAGGACCAGCTGCTGGAGGTTGATCCAATCCTGAAGAAGGTTGAGGACAAGAATGGTTCCGTCAGCGGCGGCAAGGGCACTGTGGCTGTGCCGCCGAAGAAGAAGCAGGGTGGCTTTGGAGGCCTTTTTGCCAAGAAGGACTGATCATTTCAGGCAGTATTCTGTGTCTAATTTGCTTTCTGTACTCATTGATCATTGTGAAACATGTTAAGCATGTTAAATTCTTCACCTGTCTCTGCATCTAAAGATCTTCATTTTAATATCCATTTTTGATCAGCTGGTAgataatatatatgatatattttggaaattagAATAAATTGtggcaaatggggttatgatctGTTGATGTTTTCCTTGTGAgaaatgattttcacacaccttttttctctctctactttaATTATGACATGTAGAGTACCGCTTCAATATCCGGTATTTGGAAAGATCTCTCCAAATCATGTGATaagaaaaaaccaaacattctaATCCCACACCACCAAAGTGGTGAAGATTAGTAGAATGCTTTAGGAGATAAACTTTAGTGGGGTCGCCTGACCAACCATGTGGTCAAACCACTCTCACAAGCGAACGAGCCTCTTGTATTTGAATACCATTTGGCCCGCGTAAGTGCAACTCTCAATGCACGGATCTCACGCCTTGTGACAGCACTGGACTGGTATACTTATTTGATGACTTCACAAACCCTAGAGCTTCTGTAATCGTCTtcctttctttgttttccgaagGACGTTCGAACTTGATTTTCACCGATGACACCTTAGATCCGATGATAAGTTTTCTCTGTTCTTTAAAAGGAATCgctaacaaaaaaatttgaccTCTACGAGAACTTAATTAgtcaaaattagaaaaattagcAGCTTGTTAGCATCTAATAGACTAATTCATTGCATCAGTAggcaacaaacaacaacaaccaagcctTATTCCACTAAGTTTTATTCCACTAAGTGGGTCGGCGGTATGAATTCTAGAACACCACTGTTCTCAGGTTTGCATCACCAGGCAATGCTTGGAAATTTTGCATTATACCATAATTAAGGACACCAAATTACAAACGATAA
Encoded proteins:
- the LOC103422684 gene encoding uncharacterized protein — translated: MASLTMVFPPVVTGRATGQVYAATEAKGGSKQEKGPFDWILGGLAKEDQLLEVDPILKKVEDKNGSVSGGKGTVAVPPKKKQGGFGGLFAKKD
- the LOC103422686 gene encoding cytochrome P450 86A1-like, which encodes METLPILSALFAATSVYLFWFYLLARKLTGPSVWPVVGSLPLLYSNRKQIHDWITSNLRATGGSATYQTCTLALPFVARKQGLYTVTSNPKNIEHILRARFDNYPKGPTWQAAFHDLLGEGIFNSDGETWLIQRKTAALEFTTRTLRQAMARWVNRTIRNRLWCILDKAERDHIAVDLQDLLLRLTFDNICGLTFGKDPETLSPDLPDNPFAKAFDNATEATLQRLLYPAFLWRIQKFFGLGAERQLEKSLKVVGDYMNDAVAARKLTPSDDLISRFMNKRDVDGNPFPSAVLQRIALNFVLAGRDTSSVALSWFFHLIMENPHIEEKIIAEISKVLKQTRGDDPRLWTEEPLAFDEADKLVYLKAALAETLRLYPSVPEDFKYVVKDDVLPDGTFVPAGSTVTYSIYSVGRMKSIWGEDCMEFKPERWISADGNRFEPPKDGYKFVAFNGGPRTCLGKDLAYLQMKSVVSAVLLRYRLSPVPGFRAQQKMSLTLFMKKGLQVHLHPRKLGVGPGHVAATSA